In one window of Drosophila ananassae strain 14024-0371.13 chromosome XR, ASM1763931v2, whole genome shotgun sequence DNA:
- the LOC6504492 gene encoding dnaJ homolog subfamily C member 22, whose protein sequence is MGTKQTASPSAGQGAVKYQIPSRGSSPSKLKQQPSPKPRNGKNTNVNVLPPQKSVWIAYLCWLFGGVFGLHHLYLHRDRHAFVWWCTLGGYAGVGWLGEIFLIPEYVRDANEDPRFVKEFVAKLQAYPKPPYASRRFVGQVMVGHLFGQLCSIAIPQILVGGWDLSFLHWAIPLGVSLGVWLVGNIGREQGVWWHCLLAAYLAYPARFLIYDETYSLLLTALVSALTFDGFSKQWRRTPPTRGTAGSRTLKISAAVLIYCAFWASFLYFNGTISDEDGGEVPIHEALHNFLASAWWTDLKQALHDTYLYGQHHGWYETWKEVFESMDVDGERNSYKVLGVSATASQAEITAAYRRLSKEYHPDKVKDEALRAQAHQRFIEIQQAYSVLSKIKSSRRRKNKQYQDDSDAIVL, encoded by the coding sequence ATGGGCACTAAACAGACCGCCTCCCCCTCCGCCGGGCAGGGAGCCGTGAAGTACCAGATCCCCTCCCGGGGCAGCTCCCCCTCCAAACTGAAGCAGCAGCCGAGTCCGAAGCCCAGGAACGGAAAGAACACGAACGTGAATGTCCTGCCGCCCCAGAAGTCCGTGTGGATCGCCTACCTGTGCTGGCTCTTCGGCGGCGTCTTCGGGCTGCATCACCTGTACTTGCACCGCGACCGCCACGCCTTCGTCTGGTGGTGCACGCTGGGCGGGTATGCGGGCGTGGGCTGGCTGGGCGAGATCTTCCTCATACCGGAGTACGTGCGGGACGCCAACGAGGATCCGCGCTTCGTCAAGGAGTTCGTGGCCAAGCTGCAGGCGTATCCGAAGCCGCCGTATGCCTCCCGGAGGTTCGTCGGCCAGGTGATGGTCGGGCATCTGTTCGGACAGTTGTGCTCGATCGCCATTCCCCAGATCCTGGTCGGTGGCTGGGATCTCAGCTTCCTGCACTGGGCCATACCGCTGGGCGTATCCCTGGGCGTCTGGCTGGTGGGGAACATCGGGCGGGAGCAGGGCGTCTGGTGGCACTGCCTCCTGGCCGCCTACTTGGCCTACCCGGCCCGGTTCCTCATCTACGACGAGACCTACTCCCTGCTCCTCACAGCTCTGGTCTCCGCCCTGACCTTCGACGGCTTCTCCAAGCAGTGGCGAAGGACTCCGCCCACTCGGGGCACTGCCGGATCGAGGACCCTGAAGATCTCCGCCGCCGTGCTGATCTACTGCGCCTTCTGGGCCAGCTTCCTGTACTTCAATGGCACCATTTCGGACGAGGATGGCGGCGAGGTGCCCATCCACGAGGCCCTCCACAACTTCCTGGCCTCCGCCTGGTGGACCGACCTCAAGCAGGCCCTCCACGACACCTACCTCTACGGCCAGCACCACGGCTGGTACGAGACCTGGAAGGAGGTATTCGAGAGCATGGACGTGGACGGCGAGCGGAACTCGTACAAGGTGCTGGGCGTGAGTGCGACGGCCTCCCAGGCGGAGATCACCGCCGCCTACAGGCGCCTCTCCAAGGAGTACCATCCCGACAAGGTCAAGGACGAGGCGCTCCGGGCGCAGGCCCACCAGCGCTTCATCGAGATCCAGCAGGCCTACAGCGTCCTCAGCAAGATCAAGTCCAGTCGCCGGCGCAAGAACAAACAGTACCAGGACGACAGCGACGCCATTGTCCTCTGA
- the LOC6504428 gene encoding UNC93-like protein: MTGFTNAGFENDEPVKPKAGFEPDTASLREKVVLNPGEKWRILKNISIISIAFMVQFTAFQGTANLQSSINSKDGLGTVSLSAIYAALVVSCIFLPTLIIRKLTVKWTLVCSMLCYAPYIAFQLFPRFYTLVPAGILVGMGAAPMWASKATYLTQVGQVYAKITEQAVDAIIVRFFGFFFLAWQSAELWGNLISSLVLSSGAHGGGSSSSNSTISEEDLLLCGANFCTTGSGGHGNLERPPEDEIFEISMIYLSCIVAAVCIIAFFLDPLKRYGEKRKGSNSAAELSGLQLLSATFRQMKKPNLQLLIPITVFIGMEQAFIGADFTQAYVACALGVNKIGFVMICFGVVNALCSILFGSVMKYIGRMPIIVLGAVVHFTLITVELFWRPNPDNPIIFYAMSGLWGVGDAVWQTQINGLYGLLFRRNKEAAFSNYRLWESAGFVIAYAYATTLCTQMKLYILLAVLTLGCIGYVIVEILYRKKQRKLKKQEKLEAAEKEKEAAVAAAAAAAAALAAAEAAPIDGVEETDDELDDLEEDIVVTRL, encoded by the exons ATGACTGGCTTCACCAACGCTGGTTTTGAAAACGATGAGCCCGTCAAG ccaaaagCTGGTTTCGAGCCCGACACCGCCTCACTTCGGGAGAAAGTTGTGCTGAATCCGGGCGAGAAATGGCGCATCTTAAAGAATATCTCGATCATCTCGATCGCCTTCATGGTGCAGTTTACAGCGTTTCAG GGAACGGCTAACTTGCAATCCTCAATCAACTCAAAGGATGGCCTGGGAACAGTATCCTTGAGCGCCATCTACGCCGCCCTGGTGGTGTCCTGCATCTTCCTGCCCACACTGATCATCCGGAAGCTGACCGTCAAGTGGACCCTGGTCTGCAGTATGCTCTGCTATGCCCCCTACATTGCCTTCCAGCTCTTCCCCCGCTTCTACACTCTGGTCCCCGCCGGTATCCTTGTGGGTATGGGTGCTGCGCCCATGTGGGCGTCCAAGGCCACCTACCTGACGCAGGTGGGGCAGGTGTATGCCAAGATAACGGAACAGGCGGTGGACGCCATTATAGTGCGCTTCTTTGGCTTCTTCTTCCTGGCCTGGCAATCCGCCGAGCTCTGGGGCAATCTCATCTCCAGCTTGG TCCTCTCCAGCGGCGCCCATGGAGGTGGCAGCAGCTCCTCAAACTCAACAATCAGTGAAGAGGATCTCCTGCTTTGCGGCGCCAATTTCTGCACAACCGGCAGCGGTGGACACGGAAATCTGGAACGCCCGCCAGAGGATGAGATCTTTGAGATCTCAATGATCTATTTGTCATGCATTGTGGCAGCAGTATGCATCATTGCCTTTTTCCTGGATCCCCTCAAGCGGTATGGTGAGAAGAGGAAGGGCTCCAACTCCGCAGCGGAATTGTCTGGACTGCAGCTGCTATCGGCGACATTCCGGCAGATGAAGAAACCGAATCTACAGCTCCTCATACCGATCACCGTCTTCATTGGAATGGAGCAGGCCTTCATCGGTGCGGATTTCACCCAGGCCTATGTGGCCTGTGCCCTTGGAGTTAACAAGATTGGATTCGTGATGATCTGCTTTGGTGTGGTTAATGCTCTGTGCTCGATCCTTTTCGGATCGGTGATGAAGTACATTGGCCGCATGCCCATCATTGTATTGGGTGCTGTTGTCCATTTCACCCTGATCACCGTGGAGCTGTTCTGGCGTCCCAATCCCGATAATCCTATCATATTCTATGCCATGTCCGGGCTGTGGGGCGTTGGTGATGCCGTGTGGCAGACGCAGATCAATGGACTGTACGGTCTGCTGTTCCGCCGGAACAAGGAGGCCGCCTTTTCTAACTACCGCCTGTGGGAGTCCGCCGGATTTGTTATCGCCTATGCCTACGCCACCACTCTGTGCACCCAAATGAAGCTCTACATTCTGTTGGCGGTCCTCACGCTCGGCTGCATTGGCTACGTTATCGTTGAGATCCTTTACAGGAAGAAG caaCGCAAGCTGAAGAAGCAGGAGAAGCTGGAGGCCGccgagaaggagaaggaggccGCCGTGGCCGCTGCTGCGGCAGCTGCTGCCGCCCTTGCCGCCGCCGAGGCAGCGCCCATCGACGGCGTCGAGGAGACGGACGACGAGCTGGACGATCTCGAGGAGGACATTGTGGTTACGCGCCTGTAA